Genomic window (Musa acuminata AAA Group cultivar baxijiao chromosome BXJ1-9, Cavendish_Baxijiao_AAA, whole genome shotgun sequence):
CTtgtttatcaaaataaaatatttcattaaaaaaaaacatacccttatattttatttataatgaatGGGATTCCTCACCCAGGAACATTTAGATTAATGTGCCTCGTACGTAATCAAGCACCAAATTGTGGGGATTGTGGTTTCTTTGGTGAGACATTGAAAAGAAATTATTAGTCGTAGGAGTTCAACATAAGCGATTGGAATCCAAGTAGGTCATTAAGGATGTTTCTATAATTATTGTGAGTGGTTGTAGGGTGAAAATAATACcaaataagattatttaataGCTTAATCATTTAAACCAAGCTAAGATCTACTTATTTATGTTCTTAATTCAAATGAATGCTGATAATTTCATTTGTAATCGTTGCTAGTTTGACTCTTTGCCTAAAAAGTAATAAAGAATTAAATCGAGAATAGGTGTCGAAATtagtttgattaaaataaaaataggtttaAAATAAATCGAAATCGATTGAGAATCAATCGGTTTTAAATTGATTAATTTAAATATCCTCCATCGAAATCATTTATGCCACTAACTATTAATGAATGGGTTTGAACCGAATCGATTCGGTTCAGTTCGACCTTTCAGTTGGTGGATTGGAACACCGGCGGACCAGTTGCTTTACTGCTGCCACGTGGCTTTCCAAACCCATCAATTAGTACTACGCTTTCGACTGTTATTATTTTAATCCCTCCCTAATTAAGTTCAATGTCACGAAGACACCCGCCGACGTCATCGTCGCCCTCCTGTCACGTGCCGACGCGTAACCGTGAGTTATAAATACCGACCGCTGGTTCGGCCCAAGTCGAGCTCGTCGTCCTTCTTCCCCGACTCGGTCTCCGTCTCCGTCTCCGATCCGGCTACCGGAGGGGGGAGGGGGCTCCGGTGGAGATGCCGAAGGTTCACCCCAacgccgcggcggcggcggcggagtcgCCCACGGCCGAGGCTTCATGCGACGGCCGAGCGAGGGCCGCGGAGGCGACGGCGCTGACGGTGTGGCGGAAGTCGCTGCTCTTTAACGGGAACGGGTTCACGGTGTTCGACTCCAAGGGGAACCTGGTGTTCCGAGTCGACAACTACTCCTCGGGGAGCAGCGACGAGATCGTTCTCATGGACGCCGCTGGGAAGCCGCTGCTCACCATCCGGAAAAAGGTACCGAAACCACTCGATCGATCTAAACGGGGTTTTCTCTCCATGGAGCATTTCTAGCGGTTTCTTCCTTGTTGGATTTGACCCTAATTGCACTCTAGCCAATATTTATGGGTCTTGTTCTTTTCGCGGCACACAAAATTGGAACTTTGGGGCTCAAAATATGatttttgatcaaaaagcttctaACATTAGCCTAGTTTTaatgttatttctcaattttttaGTTCCCTCTTTGCATTAAATGGGATTCCTATTGGTAATGTTTTGATCTTTATAAAAGGAAAATTGGAAGAGAGAACGGACGGAATAAGAGGAGCCCCAAATCTCTCAGTTGTAGCAACTAATTCTACTTCAAGCAAGAGACTTTTTTTGAGCTTCTTGGAACTAAAATGATTTTGTTGGATGTGAGAATGCAATTATTCGTTATTATAATGAGAAAATGTTCGTGAGATTGTTCTAAAATGAGAGGATGCAACGATCACGGTGGAATATAATCCACCAAACACCTTTTATTTCCACAGAACACACTGCAGTTGTGTTCTCCTGAACAAAAGCTAACAGAGCTGATgctcaagaatcatgagcttgttGGTATGCTGAAGTCAACTCTTTTAGCGGGTGTTCATGATGCAGAAGCTGAGCCTAGGAGACCACTGGCTGGTCTATGATGGTGAGGAGGCCGTCAATCCACGGTTTGCAGTCAAGAAGCACAAGGGCCTCCTCCACTCCACCAAGGCGCTGGCACGAGTGACGGCTCCATGCACCTCCGGCTCCAAGTCGCGCCTCGTATACGACGTCGAGGGCTCCTACTCGCGGCGATGCTGTGTGGTCTACGACGACAGGCGAAGGCAGCTGGCGGAGATCAAGAAGAAGGAGTCTGCCCAAGGCATCGCCCTCGGCCTTGACGTCTTCCGCCTTATCGTGGAGCCAGAGCTCGATGCAGCGTTTGCGATGGCCGTGGTGATACTCCTTGAACAGATGTTTGGATCCAGACGGTCACTTCTCGGAGAAGCCTGTGTTTTTATGAGGTTGTGAGAGTGTCTCCGGGGCATCCATCCATCTCATGGGAATTTATTTGTGCTATATATTGGAACAACAATGTGACAAGATGACCAAAAACaacgagagaagaagaagaagatatatcTCTTTTTTGTGCTTCCTCAAGAGCTGATGATGCATGGAAGCATGTTTGAGATTTTGGTGGGTACACCTCAAAAACAGTTGTAGTTTTCATTCAAAGCAAacaaaattgaaatatgatatgcTTTGTTATCTCTTGACAGTAATCTTTAACTATATAAATTATTCAATGACGACAAGAGATCTATGTAACTTTATCTTAACTATCTGGAACTTTACaatcttgttgttgttgtcgttgttGTTATCATCAAACTTTAGTTATGTAGGTCAAAAAGGTCTTAATATAAGATGATTAGAATGTCGGCCGAACCCAAATTGTCTATTGGTTTGCAGATCTAATAGACAAATAATATGACCAGTACTTTGTTTCTGTTGTTCATACAGGTCAGCATACAAAGATGTCAACTACTGATCctttgaaaaagaaaagaaaaaacacaaaaacataaacatagattaataatatactatCAACATCAATTAATAAATTCAACGTGATGGTTAAATTCTGAAGTATAAGCATAATTTGATTAATTTGAATTCATAATTGACAAAATATGATTTGGTGATAGAAGAAATTGTCATGCTCGTTAATTTACAAAAAACATAAGCTAAAAGTATACCATCAacatcaattaataaattaaaaaaaaatctataatttaTACATAAACCTATAATAGATTGTGTGTTATGACCTCGTATCCCAACAACAGAATAATTATAGGAAATTTCACTAATTTAAACCATAAGGATAATTAGCCTAACTCACATAGAAGCAATATATTTAAAGCAAACAAGctaatttaagatattataacAAAGTGCATGTgttcatgtgtatatatacaaGTCTAGTGGGAGATGAGAAATCTGTAAACCATCTCCACAATTGGCATTAATCCTACAAGAAAGAACAAAAATAGATAATGCCACATATACTAGCAAAGGATATTATAGGTGATAAACGTCTTATTTTGGCACCAGCAAATGACTATTGTCACCATAATTATTTGAAGTTGACTAATGCAATAACTTCTCCGATCTAAATATGAAAAAGGACTTCTCATAGTAGATTGTTAAGAACTCAAAGAACATGATAGAAAATTAATTTCACTTATCTAATAAAACATCTAAATTAGAAGATAGAGTCCATCGCAGCATTTTATTACTACATTAGTCAGGCCAAATCTGTTCATATCAATATGCTCGGAGTTAAATATACAAGATTGATTGTTCAAATCAATTATGTAATTTTAATGCTCACCTCATAAGAATCATATCTAGATGTACAAGATGACTCCGTTGCAGTATGTCATTACATGTAGTACGATGATGAGAATTGTTCATATGGTCATGACATTACATACCCGAAGAACCCACCAAAAGAATAGTAATTGAAGAAAAAAGAGCATTAAACATCACATATGCAAGAATAGGCTTCATTGTCAACATCAATTCTGATAGCAACAATCCTCAGCTCATATATATCAAGTTAATCTACTGAAAATTGTTCATATGGTCATGATATTAGATGTCCGAAGAACCACAAAAAGAGTAGACGAAAACAAAGCATTAAACATCAAGATGCACAAGATAGAGCATATCATCACATTTGTTACATCAATATCGAACTTGTCAATGTTCGCcttacatgaaatcaagttaataCTCTGATGAACATTGTTCATGCAGTCATCATATTATGTACCTGGAGAGccacaaaagagagaaagaacaTGCAGTGTAAAAAGAAAAGCATCAAATATCCAGATATACAAGAAAGATTTAATTGCAGCATGCCACTACACCAGTCACATCGATTATATATCATATCAATGCTCGCCTTATATGAAATACCCACAAAAAGGCAAAAGGGAAATACACACAACTGGAAAAGAACAAGTGGAGAACCATACATACCACAAATCAGTGCTAGACTCTCTATACCTGGTCAAGGCAAGTCACTTACAGGCACTAGTGGAAGGAACTTACCACTTACCAGCACTATGACTTGTCATTCTGCAAACTATCAAGGCCTTGTCTCATATGGTCTGCTGCTCCTAAATGTTGAGAGAGAGAAGAATGACCTAGCTGCTGAAAGTAGAGATGGAACAAAATATAGGGAAGAGTGTGTGATAGAAGGAATATGCAGGACTTATAAATCGACCATCAACAAAAGTAACGGAGATTTGTTGCATTGACAATTACCTTTTGTTGATGTAGCTGTTGATGAAACATGACCTTCCTGAAATTTGTCAGAACCTGGAGATACTGCTAGAGTTTAGTTGAGCGGCACAAGAATCCACAAAGCACAAGTAAAGGCAAAATAGCACAGTACTACATGAATGTACTTCAATTGGGATAATTCATTAGGCTATCTTAATTCAGTCAACATAACTAAGTTTCTAAGTTTTGGCTGCCTACCTACTCACCAGACTAATCAGACACAtgtttcatagcaaaatagggtaAATATTTGCTTACTAGTTGCTTCCATAATCATTTATAAAGCTACATATTCTAGGtacctttttttttaaatagaaatATATAGGTTGTACTACTGACCAGTAGTTCACTATGCTTTCGTGCTGCACACTtcaatttgttctttttttttttaacatcttgAGGAATAAGTCAATATGCCAATTTAAATAAACAACATGTGTTGAACTCTGGGAAGGGCAAATAAAAGGAACATGAGTATCATGAGAATCAAGAGTATGTTATCATTTTTGTACCTGGCAAGACATCATAAACTCCATGATAATCCACTGCCTTCTTGCTTAAATTTCCATCACAACAACTTTCACCAAGCATGGTTTTCTGCTGACTATAGCCCTTGGCATGGAGAGCAGTTTTTCTCGATGCATCCCGATTCTTTTTATTCACAGCTTTGGAATCTTCTGTGTTATCCTCTCCTGAGAATACTGATGGGCTCGCCAAACCAGTCACGTCTGCCTCTCCCTTACTCTTACGGGCAAACATCAAAAGCCTCTTCAATCCCTTGCGAGCAACTCTGTGATAGATCAATGCAGGAGGGTTCTCAGCATTCCCCCATTCAATAATAACTGGTTCAGTACCATCAGCTTGAAGCATTTGATTGAATGGATGTAGGAAATGAGGACTTGACAGAAGAGTCGGTTCATGTGCAGTGGAGACCTTGGCTTTGGACAGGCCAGTGTCATATGCAGTGGAAACTTCCTGATGTTCTACTTCCACCCATGCAGCTGATGAGATGCCCATATCCTCATCAGGTTGAATCTCAGAAACAACAACCTCTACAGAGCTTTTGGGGCTGTCATCCACCTCAGCTAAACTTTGATTTACATTTTCTGTTTTTTCAATATTTAAATTGTTATCCAGTGAAGTAACTGAATTCGTATCAACATAATTTGCTTGTTCAGCAAGATCAACCTCCAGCACCTTGGCAGTTGATTCAGTTGTCTCCagtgtaggctcctcttcttcggcttGAATAGTAATGTCACTTCTCTTTGATGAAGCAACAGACTGAGTAACTCTAAACTTGGTTCTTACATGGCTAACGCTGGCCTCAAACCCAGTGCCTTTCTTCAAGAAGGGTTTGGCCTCCAAAGGAACAACACTATTCTTCTTCGTGACCTTATTGTTGAAACCTGCCTTTGCCATCAGCGAACCAGAAGCATCTACAGAAGCTGATGGAACTTTTTTTTTCACAGTTTTGTTGGTGATTGTAGCTGTTTTCTGCTTCATTGCTCCTTCACCTCTAACAGTTGTCTTAACATCGGTTTTGGCTTCGCGCTTACCTTTAGGTTGATGCAATGACCTTTCAGGTATGGGGCTGGGTGGAGTTGTAGAAGTAGGCTGGGACTTCCAGTGGCGCAGGGTTGTATTAGCGGTAGACACTCTAGGAGAACTACTAACTGGTTGAGCTCCACTTGCTTTTTGCAATGGTCCTGATGACCATGAACGACGTGTAGTTGGCAATGGTGATGATTTTGGTGAAGCCTTTTTTAATGATGCTGTTTTTGAAACTTCTTTCTTGTGTAACACTGGTGGAGACGAATTTCTTCGGGGTTGTCGAGAATTGCTGGACCAGTCAAGCTTTTTGGTAGTGACTCCATATTTCAAGGCTGTGTCTGCTTTGCTTGGTTTCAGGGTTTCCTGTAACACTTTAAGTTGTGCTTGAATTTCTGAATGTTTCTTGGCATTTTCTGCTCGAATTTTCTTATCCCTTTTCTCCTTATATTGACTGTAGAAACTACATGTCTGCTCACTCAAGCTAGACAGAGATCCACCAGAACCAGCCTTAGGACCTTGGTATTTGGCAGGACTGCTCTCCATCATTTTCATTGACATTTGATTGAGCATAGGTTCTTTCTGCCTGCTCTCCTCAGCTGATGTAGCTGGTATATCATCAATTTCTTCAGCTTTGGATGTTACCAACTCAGCAGTACTATCCTTTGATGGGGTAATCACCATCTCCATCTTTGTTGACGTAAAGACCCGAGCAGTATCCGATCCAATTGCATCCAAACTGCATGGAGGAATATCAGACTCAACCTTCACATCAGCCAATTTGTTATTTCCTGCCTCAGGAACCAAGTTGGTGTGGTTGCTCTGAGATATGGACTGAGAAGCATTTTCCTGAGGAGTCAGAGAATCGCCCATACCAGCACTCCATCTTCTTAGTACAGTTCTATTGGTACTCAGAGAGACTTCACCTGAAGTTCCCCTTTTCTGAATATCGAGAATTTGATCTTTCTGTTTGCTTTCAAAAAGGCAAATCGCCTCTTGGACGCTCATCCTTATCATTATATTCTCAGGCTTCTTTGCTGGCTTGTCTGGTTCTTCATCTCCACTGTTGTTATCATGAGAATCTCTGATGGATGTAATTCTTTCCCTAGCGGGAAAGTAATTGAGGCTTTTAATGGTCAGTGCAGTAGACCTCCGAGACCCAGGCCTTCCTATTTGTATTCGTCGCATAGGAGAAGCAGACCTTCTAGCAGTGACAGTTCTTATAACAGGTTGGCTTCTTTCAGTAAAAGTCTGATCTTCATCACTACACTCAGTGGAGTTCTCACTTTCTGTTGAGCTCTGCCACTCATCTTGTGCAATTTTGACTGGGGAGATTAAAATGTTCTCAGATTTTGCTTCACTGAACTCTGGACTTAAGGAATATACCTCCTCTGTAATGTCCTCGGAGGTGTTCCTTGTATCATCTAAGATCATTTTTTCAAATGACCATTCAACCAGTTGGCCTTCTGGGATCTACGATAGGTACTTTGTCAGAATCCCTGGACTCAGGAAACAAACGGGATGATTAAAGATCCACAGagtgacaaaaaaaaataattaagttgCAAATGGAACAGGAATTATGTATGAAGTCCAGAACACATTGATAATTCATAGAAAAAAAGGAACCAAAGTCTTGAACTTGCAGAACTAGTGCTTCTTGAATCTACCAGATTAAAAAACATAGATGCAAACATCAAAGGAATACAAAATGCTTATGTCATCAACTTATGGTAAATTTCTTAAAAGAATGCACATAGTAGACGAGACCAGCAAGAGCTTAAGTGCCCATAGAAGAACTCTGATGTACCTCCTGTATTTGATAGCAGAATAGATtattacttatcaaaaaattCAGATGTAAGCAGCCTAGACAACCATCTAGGCAGATTGCAGGTTGGAAACAGCAAGCAGAATGGCTCTTCAGTATTCAGAGTTTGAAAACAGAGGGAGAAAACAGGGAAAAAAAGGATTGTTCTATGGAAGTAGGAAAAGGTGATGAGAAGGAAAGAAGAGAGACAGCAGACAGATTTCTTTAATCTTTATCCACATTATTACAGTCCTTAACATTAGGAAAAAAAATCGTTTGCAAAGCAAGAAGGTTGTTAACAGGATCAACCAAAGGCATTACCATTTACACACATATTGAGAAGCAAATGGAGCAGCTAATCGGTTGTTACGATGAGAAGGGGCTCATTAATTTTGCATTTCCAACTGAGATGTCAAACGAGATATTCATTGAGCCCCATAAGACTGAGATATCCAAGCCATATGGTCATCAACTGGGCCACAAAATTTCTTAAAAAGAGAAAGAATGAGAAAAGAGAAACAAAACATTTTTGGTTTGAAGTCAGCAGGATTTGGAAAATAAATAAGGTAATCTCTTTGCAACAACAATAAACTGTTGTATTCCACCAACTATATGGCGTCTACATATGGATCTTTTGCTACTACTGAACTCTATAAAAATTAATATCCTTAGTTAAATTaacaatatttaaatctttatttatagtttttcgtAAATTTTTCATAGACCTCCATGTGTCTCTACTCATACTACAATCTACAAGTCTTATTAACATATGTGCATATCATCTTAAACaattttttctccttttattcTCAGTCAAAGTCACACACATAATTATTcacgaaataaaaaagaaatctttCCTACAAATTCTACACATCTATCTCATCATTCAATAATCTTTTTTTGTATATGTCAAAAATAATGTCTTTGCagcatgaaaaaaaagaaaaaaaagcagcGTAAGAAAGTTTCTTGTTTTCAGCCAAAATATCACAGCAAGCACACTTCTCAAGGAAGTATTTAACCAAACGAATGCACCCTAAACTAATTGAGACACTCCTGATACTACACAAGAAACAATATACTAAACCCACCATCTACAAAAGCAGAACTGCTTCAGATTAGAAAAAGAAGTCAACGTTTTTCATCAAGCCAAATAAGGCATCGGATGCGCTGAACTTCCAAGTGCATGGGATCATCGATCACCTCAAGTACATAAACTTCCAGACAAGagaagaaaaatgaaatatatctGATTCACGAACAAGAAACTTGATTCAAGCTCAAGCATGCACGACCAAACGATATCTGTATAGCATAAGTTCTTTCATTGCAAAAGGAACCGATTCAAGCTCAAACAACTTTAAACTACACAAATGTTTAATTCAAGCCCATCAACGCCAACGCATGCACAACTGAAACGCCGCACTATCTAAACTAATAAACTACATCTCCAATGAAAATATCATATAAGACAAAAGCAAAGCCCTAATTGCAGAACACATTGCCGAATTCTGCCAAGAGCAAGGACGAAGATGGAATCTTTGGCCGAAAACGAATCCGAATACCGATCAAAATGCAATCACATCCATCAAAGCGCACTCCAACAAGAGCGAGAAAGAAACCACACGATCCCAGATTACCAGATCCTACCGGAGAAACCCCCCCCTCGCCGGTCGCTTTCTGTGACGGAGTGAGGTCGAGGGAGCCCCAAAGGCACTACGAGCGCGACATTTGTACAAAGCAAATAGGAAATATTTACAAAAGTGCCACTGACATTAGAAACGCTGTTTTCTCGCCATTATATAACGGGAATTATTGTGTTCACCGACACGTCGCCGTCACGCGAAAGCGAACGTTACGGAGGGTATCCTGTACCGGTGGCCGCTAGCTGTTTGTAAAAATGACACATGATTGTTCTGAAACAATAAGAACAGTGTTAAGGACTCCACGAGAAACCTGCCATCTTGCGTGGGACCACCGGGCCACCAGGTAGAACGAAGGAGAAAATATTGACCAATTAgaatttttttgagaaaaaattgAATCCAATCTAATAttaatattagatttttttttttgagaaaaaaacttGTGCAATGCATAGAACTATAGAGAAAGATAACTACCATAAATCATGAAAATTTgaagttttttttaataaaaataagatcAATTTTTGAACTTTGGTGAGAATgtgaaaatctcattgaagaaaAAATGGTGCCCGGTGATAAGGGACCATTTTGGTCGCGGCTGGTAGGCTCATCAGAAATTGTCTGTTTTGAACGATAGGTACGATAGGTGTTCATATATGGTTTTATCTTTTCAGAGTTTATGAGCTCAAAAAGGCACATTAAGGATAAGGAGATCCGACGGACTTATGAGTTATTGATTCTCATATTCCTTAACTAATGTTGGACTAAATGGTTTTATTAGTACTCCTTCCGTATGGGAGCCAATGGCTCATAGTCAAGGTGCAGGTCTTGGGCCCTCCCTATAACGCCAATCTAATAAGAGATAATTTGGGCGGTCAATTATTGGTGCCCATAGGCTCGTGAGTAAGGAATTGTCCACTTTAGGCGGTGGGTATACCCGGACGAACCATAAATCATgaaaatttgaaatttttttttggatgaagTAAGGCCAATTTTTTAATTTTGGTGAGAATGTGACAATCTCATCAAAGAAAAGATGGTGCTCGGTGATAAAGGCCCAATTTGGTTAGCCAACTATTGGTGTGGTCTGTAGACTCGTGAGGAATTATTCGTTTTAAACAATGGGTATGTCTGCATGATTGCTTGTGAGCTTTAAAAAGCACCTTTGAAGGTAAGAGAAACCTTACGAACTTATGAACGCTTAGTTCGTATACTCCTTAACCAATGTAGAACTAAATGGTCTTATCGAGAGCTAAGGGCTTATACTCAAGGTGCAAGtcttgggccctccttctagcacccatACGGGCTCATAACCAAGATACATGGCTTGTGAGCATGTTTGCCCGATCGAGGTATAGGTCTTaggctctccttctagcatgataaTGGACTATTTGATCAGTCGATTATTAGTGTGGTAGGCTCTCCTatcacatgattttatcttttcgggactcatgaattttaaaaaatacctTTGAGGGTAAGAAAAAGAGATCCGATGGAGTAACGAGCCATTGGTTCTCATACTCCTTATTCTTTGATTCTCTCAAACTTGTGAACTTTAAAAAGAcacatttaaatataaataagacATGATTAATTTATGAGTCGATCTTATCATCGATCAATAATTATATGTTTATCAAGAGAATGGTTTGCTATATACTGTTCTGGTTACTGCATAATTTACTCCTGCATTCAGACAAATGCAGTAATTGTCATCATAATAAGCAAAATTTGAGGGAGTTGATGTTAAATCTCAAGTCACAACCGGATTCTATTCATTAGTCAACTGTCCTCTATTTAAAAGTGGATGTGGATTCTTAGTGTTGGCAAGGACAAGTGACAAACAAATAAAATAGAGTTGATGTTGATACCTGGTGTTGGCAAGGACAAGCCACACACCGATTGGAACAGAAATGACAATTTAGTGATAGCTCAGTAGGCTGCTGATGTTTGCTAAAATTCATACTAGTCAAGTACGAGAAGAGACTCAAAAGGTGTCTTGTTTGTTTGGTTTCTTATTTATCAAATACGAACACTATAAGCCCAAGAAACTCTAAGCTACATATATGTAGTGTACAAAGCTCCTCTCATTGCCAAGCTAGAGAAAGGTTAACGTATGCAATTTTATCCCAGTAAGTGAATTAATTGTTTTTGCAGCTCAAACTCTGGTCATCCAGCTGAACAACACTATTGCGACACCAAAACTTATTCTAAAATgcaaatattttatcacttttcgaACAAATTTTAGCGTCATGGTAACATTATTTTTCACAGAAACAGTTCATTTACTTGACCTTCC
Coding sequences:
- the LOC103998251 gene encoding uncharacterized protein LOC103998251 isoform X2 — protein: MILDDTRNTSEDITEEVYSLSPEFSEAKSENILISPVKIAQDEWQSSTESENSTECSDEDQTFTERSQPVIRTVTARRSASPMRRIQIGRPGSRRSTALTIKSLNYFPARERITSIRDSHDNNSGDEEPDKPAKKPENIMIRMSVQEAICLFESKQKDQILDIQKRGTSGEVSLSTNRTVLRRWSAGMGDSLTPQENASQSISQSNHTNLVPEAGNNKLADVKVESDIPPCSLDAIGSDTARVFTSTKMEMVITPSKDSTAELVTSKAEEIDDIPATSAEESRQKEPMLNQMSMKMMESSPAKYQGPKAGSGGSLSSLSEQTCSFYSQYKEKRDKKIRAENAKKHSEIQAQLKVLQETLKPSKADTALKYGVTTKKLDWSSNSRQPRRNSSPPVLHKKEVSKTASLKKASPKSSPLPTTRRSWSSGPLQKASGAQPVSSSPRVSTANTTLRHWKSQPTSTTPPSPIPERSLHQPKGKREAKTDVKTTVRGEGAMKQKTATITNKTVKKKVPSASVDASGSLMAKAGFNNKVTKKNSVVPLEAKPFLKKGTGFEASVSHVRTKFRVTQSVASSKRSDITIQAEEEEPTLETTESTAKVLEVDLAEQANYVDTNSVTSLDNNLNIEKTENVNQSLAEVDDSPKSSVEVVVSEIQPDEDMGISSAAWVEVEHQEVSTAYDTGLSKAKVSTAHEPTLLSSPHFLHPFNQMLQADGTEPVIIEWGNAENPPALIYHRVARKGLKRLLMFARKSKGEADVTGLASPSVFSGEDNTEDSKAVNKKNRDASRKTALHAKGYSQQKTMLGESCCDGNLSKKAVDYHGVYDVLPGSDKFQEGHVSSTATSTKARSFFSLSTFRSSRPYETRP
- the LOC135593304 gene encoding protein LURP-one-related 8-like → MPKVHPNAAAAAAESPTAEASCDGRARAAEATALTVWRKSLLFNGNGFTVFDSKGNLVFRVDNYSSGSSDEIVLMDAAGKPLLTIRKKKLSLGDHWLVYDGEEAVNPRFAVKKHKGLLHSTKALARVTAPCTSGSKSRLVYDVEGSYSRRCCVVYDDRRRQLAEIKKKESAQGIALGLDVFRLIVEPELDAAFAMAVVILLEQMFGSRRSLLGEACVFMRL
- the LOC103998251 gene encoding uncharacterized protein LOC103998251 isoform X3, with the translated sequence MILDDTRNTSEDITEEVYSLSPEFSEAKSENILISPVKIAQDEWQSSTESENSTECSDEDQTFTERSQPVIRTVTARRSASPMRRIQIGRPGSRRSTALTIKSLNYFPARERITSIRDSHDNNSGDEEPDKPAKKPENIMIRMSVQEAICLFESKQKDQILDIQKRGTSGEVSLSTNRTVLRRWSAGMGDSLTPQENASQSISQSNHTNLVPEAGNNKLADVKVESDIPPCSLDAIGSDTARVFTSTKMEMVITPSKDSTAELVTSKAEEIDDIPATSAEESRQKEPMLNQMSMKMMESSPAKYQGPKAGSGGSLSSLSEQTCSFYSQYKEKRDKKIRAENAKKHSEIQAQLKVLQETLKPSKADTALKYGVTTKKLDWSSNSRQPRRNSSPPVLHKKEVSKTASLKKASPKSSPLPTTRRSWSSGPLQKASGAQPVSSSPRVSTANTTLRHWKSQPTSTTPPSPIPERSLHQPKGKREAKTDVKTTVRGEGAMKQKTATITNKTVKKKVPSASVDASGSLMAKAGFNNKVTKKNSVVPLEAKPFLKKGTGFEASVSHVRTKFRVTQSVASSKRSDITIQAEEEEPTLETTESTAKVLEVDLAEQANYVDTNSVTSLDNNLNIEKTENVNQSLAEVDDSPKSSVEVVVSEIQPDEDMGISSAAWVEVEHQEVSTAYDTGLSKAKVSTAHEPTLLSSPHFLHPFNQMLQADGTEPVIIEWGNAENPPALIYHRVARKGLKRLLMFARKSKGEADVTGLASPSVFSGEDNTEDSKAVNKKNRDASRKTALHAKGYSQQKTMLGESCCDGNLSKKAVDYHGVYDVLPGSDKFQEGHVSSTATSTKGAADHMRQGLDSLQNDKS
- the LOC103998251 gene encoding uncharacterized protein LOC103998251 isoform X1 — translated: MILDDTRNTSEDITEEVYSLSPEFSEAKSENILISPVKIAQDEWQSSTESENSTECSDEDQTFTERSQPVIRTVTARRSASPMRRIQIGRPGSRRSTALTIKSLNYFPARERITSIRDSHDNNSGDEEPDKPAKKPENIMIRMSVQEAICLFESKQKDQILDIQKRGTSGEVSLSTNRTVLRRWSAGMGDSLTPQENASQSISQSNHTNLVPEAGNNKLADVKVESDIPPCSLDAIGSDTARVFTSTKMEMVITPSKDSTAELVTSKAEEIDDIPATSAEESRQKEPMLNQMSMKMMESSPAKYQGPKAGSGGSLSSLSEQTCSFYSQYKEKRDKKIRAENAKKHSEIQAQLKVLQETLKPSKADTALKYGVTTKKLDWSSNSRQPRRNSSPPVLHKKEVSKTASLKKASPKSSPLPTTRRSWSSGPLQKASGAQPVSSSPRVSTANTTLRHWKSQPTSTTPPSPIPERSLHQPKGKREAKTDVKTTVRGEGAMKQKTATITNKTVKKKVPSASVDASGSLMAKAGFNNKVTKKNSVVPLEAKPFLKKGTGFEASVSHVRTKFRVTQSVASSKRSDITIQAEEEEPTLETTESTAKVLEVDLAEQANYVDTNSVTSLDNNLNIEKTENVNQSLAEVDDSPKSSVEVVVSEIQPDEDMGISSAAWVEVEHQEVSTAYDTGLSKAKVSTAHEPTLLSSPHFLHPFNQMLQADGTEPVIIEWGNAENPPALIYHRVARKGLKRLLMFARKSKGEADVTGLASPSVFSGEDNTEDSKAVNKKNRDASRKTALHAKGYSQQKTMLGESCCDGNLSKKAVDYHGVYDVLPGSDKFQEGHVSSTATSTKAARSFFSLSTFRSSRPYETRP